From the genome of Gemmatimonas phototrophica, one region includes:
- a CDS encoding GatB/YqeY domain-containing protein has product MSSPVDASGNTLLARLQGDQAAARREQQKDRVMLLGMIVSEVKNREIELRRELTDDDVIDVIRKGIKKRRESVEMYAKAGRSDLQDKEQQEVVLLEVYLPAQVDPAELRAAVQSAIAGGAANIGAVMARVMPAFKGRVDGSVINAIAREELARA; this is encoded by the coding sequence GTGAGCAGTCCCGTGGACGCCAGCGGCAATACGCTGCTGGCGCGGTTGCAGGGTGATCAGGCGGCCGCCCGACGGGAGCAGCAGAAGGATCGCGTGATGCTCCTCGGCATGATCGTGTCAGAGGTCAAGAATCGCGAAATTGAGCTGCGTCGGGAGCTGACCGACGACGACGTCATCGACGTGATTCGCAAAGGCATCAAGAAGCGCCGCGAGTCGGTTGAGATGTATGCCAAGGCTGGGCGAAGCGACCTGCAGGACAAAGAACAACAGGAAGTGGTCCTGCTTGAAGTGTACCTGCCCGCGCAGGTGGATCCGGCCGAACTCCGGGCGGCTGTGCAATCCGCCATCGCCGGAGGAGCTGCCAACATCGGCGCCGTCATGGCCCGCGTCATGCCGGCCTTCAAGGGGCGTGTGGACGGCAGCGTGATCAACGCCATTGCGCGCGAGGAGCTCGCGCGCGCGTAA
- the rpsU gene encoding 30S ribosomal protein S21: MSEVIIHEDENFERALKRFKKKCEKAGILSDLRKHRHYEKPSERRKRKMNAAVRKNRRTRNG; encoded by the coding sequence TTGTCGGAAGTCATTATCCACGAGGACGAAAACTTCGAGCGTGCGCTCAAGCGCTTCAAGAAGAAGTGCGAAAAGGCCGGTATCCTCTCCGACCTGCGCAAGCATCGTCATTACGAAAAGCCGTCGGAGCGCCGCAAGCGCAAGATGAACGCGGCCGTCCGTAAGAATCGCCGCACCCGGAACGGGTGA
- the dprA gene encoding DNA-processing protein DprA translates to MPSFSPDYDHAGAGSSDARCLTPDDQGYPARLRDLAQAPRQLWVRGTMAIGEPPAVAIVGTRLATGYGLRVAKAISTACARAGVCVVSGLARGIDAAAHEAALDAHGRTVAVLGTGIDQYYPRAHRTLQERIARDGLVMSELGPGDTGHGGSFPLRNRLIAALADITVVVEAPESSGALNTARYAQELGRTLAVVPHPIDSPNGRGSNALLKLHHAEPVCQPDDVLALLRMSASPSVGICLEGDAALCWDALQHGVTDVNAMARHTALSPRQISSILALLEIDGLVTFDAAGQPRPAVGLG, encoded by the coding sequence ATGCCCAGCTTCTCCCCTGATTACGACCACGCGGGCGCCGGTTCCAGCGACGCGCGCTGCCTCACGCCCGACGACCAGGGGTATCCCGCGCGATTACGTGACCTCGCGCAGGCACCACGCCAGTTATGGGTACGCGGTACCATGGCCATCGGGGAGCCACCGGCGGTGGCCATTGTCGGTACGCGGCTTGCCACTGGCTACGGCTTGCGGGTGGCGAAGGCAATCAGCACCGCGTGCGCCCGCGCCGGCGTCTGCGTGGTGAGCGGACTGGCCCGCGGGATTGATGCGGCGGCGCATGAGGCCGCCCTCGATGCCCACGGGCGGACGGTTGCTGTCCTCGGCACCGGTATCGATCAGTACTACCCGCGTGCTCATCGCACCCTGCAGGAACGCATTGCCCGCGATGGTCTCGTGATGAGTGAACTGGGCCCGGGGGACACCGGGCACGGGGGCTCGTTCCCGCTGCGAAACCGGCTGATTGCCGCATTAGCCGACATCACCGTGGTGGTAGAGGCGCCCGAGAGCAGTGGTGCCTTGAATACGGCGCGCTACGCGCAAGAGCTTGGCCGTACGCTGGCGGTAGTGCCGCACCCCATCGACTCGCCAAACGGACGGGGGAGCAACGCGCTCCTCAAGCTCCACCATGCAGAACCGGTGTGTCAGCCAGACGATGTGCTCGCTCTCTTGCGCATGTCCGCGTCTCCGTCGGTTGGCATTTGCCTGGAAGGGGATGCGGCCCTGTGCTGGGACGCCTTGCAGCATGGCGTCACCGACGTGAACGCCATGGCACGCCACACCGCATTGTCGCCTCGTCAGATCTCGTCCATTCTGGCGTTACTCGAAATTGATGGGCTGGTGACCTTCGATGCGGCCGGACAGCCGCGCCCCGCTGTTGGACTCGGATGA
- a CDS encoding 50S ribosomal protein L11 methyltransferase, translated as MPDSLRGPTEKWISVRVRPDRASGAREACMAALFEAGAQGVHEDGTSLVTHFPPGTDLEAVHRIVTEADEQAVIETAPVPDVDWSEAWKSRITSHQLGPLTVTPPWLAEGMDPAVTIVIEPGMAFGTGEHPTTRGVVRLLPNRLAAGQVVADLGAGSAVLAIAAAKLGAARVYAIELDGDAIPDAEQNVQRNGVAGQVHVFEADAGAVLPLVAPVDIILANIISSVLIELMPVIGASLREGGSAILSGILLEERPTMIEVLSVHGWTILEEDAEDIWWSVSIAKA; from the coding sequence GTGCCTGATTCCTTGCGGGGCCCCACGGAGAAGTGGATCAGTGTGCGGGTGCGGCCAGACCGCGCGAGCGGTGCTCGCGAGGCGTGTATGGCCGCGTTGTTCGAGGCCGGGGCACAAGGGGTACACGAGGACGGCACCTCGTTGGTGACGCACTTTCCCCCGGGTACTGATCTGGAGGCCGTTCATCGGATCGTGACCGAGGCCGACGAGCAGGCGGTGATTGAAACCGCTCCGGTTCCCGACGTCGACTGGAGTGAGGCGTGGAAATCGCGCATTACCTCCCACCAGCTGGGACCATTGACCGTGACGCCGCCCTGGTTGGCGGAGGGGATGGATCCCGCCGTCACGATCGTGATTGAGCCCGGAATGGCGTTTGGGACTGGCGAGCATCCCACGACCCGCGGCGTGGTCCGCCTGCTCCCCAATCGCCTTGCCGCTGGGCAGGTCGTCGCCGACCTGGGAGCCGGCAGCGCGGTGCTGGCGATTGCGGCGGCCAAGCTCGGTGCGGCACGTGTGTATGCCATCGAGTTGGACGGCGATGCGATCCCCGACGCCGAACAGAACGTTCAGCGCAATGGGGTGGCCGGGCAGGTGCATGTGTTTGAGGCCGATGCCGGGGCCGTGCTGCCGCTGGTCGCTCCAGTGGACATCATCCTCGCCAACATCATCTCCTCGGTGCTCATCGAATTGATGCCGGTCATCGGCGCCTCATTGCGCGAAGGCGGCAGTGCGATTCTCAGTGGCATCCTTCTCGAGGAGCGTCCCACGATGATCGAGGTGCTGTCGGTGCACGGCTGGACGATTCTGGAAGAAGACGCGGAGGACATCTGGTGGTCGGTGTCGATCGCGAAGGCGTAG
- the obgE gene encoding GTPase ObgE translates to MFVDRVLVKVEAGTGGSGQTSFRREKYVAMGGPDGGDGGRGGDVIVQADRNLTTLLDYTYRDAWKAERGQHGEGSNRTGRSGEDIVMPVPPGTIIRDADSGELVGEVMEHGDLLTVAKGGRGGKGNAFFVTATHQAPREWQPGEDGQVRKLEFELKLIADVGLVGQPNAGKSTLLSVISAARPKIGDYPFTTLSPNLGVVPLSDHRSFVVADIPGIIEGAHEGKGLGLQFLRHIERTRLLAFLIPIDALDWQAEFDQLRHEIAAYSDELAKKPFCVVFSKLDLLGEHYIPEIDAKGAFAMYAISGAGRMGLDTMLDGWWRQILAMRAEALKPEQDAQLLP, encoded by the coding sequence ATGTTCGTCGATCGCGTACTCGTAAAAGTAGAAGCCGGCACCGGTGGCTCCGGCCAGACCTCGTTCCGCCGCGAAAAGTATGTGGCCATGGGCGGGCCGGATGGTGGCGACGGTGGGCGCGGCGGCGACGTTATCGTGCAAGCCGACCGCAACCTCACCACGTTGCTCGATTACACCTATCGGGATGCGTGGAAGGCGGAGCGCGGACAGCACGGAGAAGGCTCGAACCGGACCGGTCGTTCCGGCGAAGACATCGTCATGCCTGTGCCTCCGGGCACGATCATCCGTGACGCCGATTCCGGTGAACTGGTTGGCGAAGTCATGGAGCACGGCGATCTGCTCACCGTCGCCAAGGGCGGTCGTGGTGGCAAAGGCAATGCGTTCTTCGTGACCGCCACCCACCAGGCGCCTCGCGAATGGCAGCCCGGGGAAGACGGGCAGGTTCGCAAGCTGGAGTTTGAACTCAAGCTCATTGCCGATGTCGGACTCGTCGGCCAGCCAAACGCGGGGAAGAGCACCTTGCTGTCGGTGATTTCCGCCGCGCGCCCGAAGATCGGCGACTATCCGTTCACCACCCTGTCACCAAACCTCGGCGTGGTGCCGCTCAGCGACCACCGCTCGTTCGTGGTCGCCGATATTCCCGGCATCATTGAAGGCGCCCACGAAGGAAAGGGGCTCGGGTTGCAGTTCCTGCGGCACATTGAACGCACCCGCCTGCTTGCGTTCCTCATCCCCATTGATGCCCTCGACTGGCAAGCGGAATTCGATCAGCTGCGCCACGAAATTGCCGCGTACTCTGACGAACTGGCGAAGAAGCCGTTCTGCGTGGTGTTCTCCAAGCTCGACTTGCTGGGCGAGCACTATATCCCGGAAATCGACGCCAAGGGTGCCTTCGCGATGTATGCCATCAGCGGTGCGGGACGCATGGGGCTCGATACCATGCTGGACGGCTGGTGGCGCCAGATTCTGGCCATGCGTGCCGAAGCGCTGAAGCCGGAGCAGGATGCCCAGCTTCTCCCCTGA
- a CDS encoding RsmE family RNA methyltransferase, with the protein MVGVDREGVAAGRPQFVTAASFDVGSTVMLDDAAVRHIRVLRLGAGAVVGLRDGQGGIGAGQLVLLTKSQAQVEVTAVERVLPLPPVHLLVPVADRDRMLWLAEKASELGATSWRPVLWRRSRSVSPRGEGVSFQAKVRARMEGALAQSEGAWLPQPFPEANLERAVLAAPPGDRVVLDPAGAPLVGPDAAVLGQPLVIAVGPEGGLERDELAQLEGAGFRRVSLGPTILRFETAAIAALSMARTAFGRQWAPHLDPAADRPEGA; encoded by the coding sequence GTGGTCGGTGTCGATCGCGAAGGCGTAGCCGCTGGTCGGCCGCAGTTCGTCACGGCGGCGTCCTTTGACGTCGGTAGCACCGTCATGCTGGATGATGCCGCAGTGCGGCACATTCGCGTGCTTCGGCTTGGCGCCGGAGCCGTGGTGGGGCTGCGGGACGGGCAGGGAGGCATTGGCGCCGGACAACTGGTCCTCCTGACCAAGTCACAGGCGCAGGTGGAGGTCACGGCGGTGGAACGGGTCCTTCCGTTGCCCCCGGTCCACCTGCTGGTCCCGGTGGCCGACCGGGATCGCATGCTCTGGTTGGCGGAAAAGGCCTCTGAGTTGGGCGCGACGAGCTGGCGACCGGTGTTGTGGCGTCGGTCGCGCAGTGTATCACCTCGGGGAGAAGGGGTGAGTTTCCAGGCCAAGGTCCGGGCGCGGATGGAAGGGGCACTAGCACAATCAGAAGGGGCCTGGCTGCCACAGCCGTTTCCCGAGGCCAATCTGGAACGGGCCGTGCTCGCAGCCCCCCCTGGGGATCGGGTGGTGCTCGACCCAGCCGGCGCGCCGCTGGTGGGACCGGACGCCGCCGTCCTCGGGCAACCGCTGGTCATCGCGGTCGGCCCCGAAGGCGGCCTCGAACGGGATGAGCTGGCTCAGCTCGAAGGCGCCGGGTTTCGGCGGGTCAGCCTGGGGCCGACCATTCTGCGCTTTGAGACGGCCGCCATCGCGGCCCTTTCCATGGCCCGGACCGCCTTTGGCCGGCAGTGGGCTCCTCACCTTGATCCTGCCGCCGACCGGCCGGAGGGCGCATGA
- the hemW gene encoding radical SAM family heme chaperone HemW, translated as MHVPFCARRCSYCDFSIAVRRQVPWREYAAAIHRECSIRQVQDVTGPLSTLYFGGGTPSRLGPDGVQAMLDALRQHVMLADNAEVTLEANPEDITPSAVEAWREAGINRLSIGVQSFDDLVLSWMHRVHDAAGAERAIAAARAGGIDAFSLDLIFATPDRLARQWNVDLERVIALQPDHVSLYGLTVEPHTPLGRWHARGQESEASEERYEREFLAAHERLQAAGFEHYEVSNFARPGRRARHNSAYWRGVPYLGLGPSAHGYDGVARRWNVEAYAAWDRAVRDLQDPVGGEEVLTDENRIAEGVYLGLRTHDGLFVSECELAHMAEWERAGWITVHRDADARRVVCTAQGWMRLDALAADLTAFRSGS; from the coding sequence GTGCACGTCCCGTTTTGTGCGCGCCGGTGCAGCTATTGCGATTTCTCGATCGCCGTCCGGCGACAGGTGCCATGGCGGGAATACGCGGCCGCCATTCATCGCGAGTGTAGCATCCGCCAGGTGCAGGACGTGACCGGACCGTTGAGCACCTTGTATTTCGGCGGTGGGACACCGTCGCGTCTGGGCCCGGATGGCGTGCAGGCGATGCTGGATGCGCTGCGTCAACACGTTATGCTCGCGGATAACGCCGAAGTCACACTGGAAGCCAATCCCGAAGACATTACCCCTTCGGCGGTTGAGGCGTGGCGCGAGGCTGGCATCAATCGCTTGAGTATCGGTGTGCAGAGTTTTGATGACCTGGTGTTGTCGTGGATGCACCGGGTACACGATGCGGCGGGTGCTGAGCGGGCCATCGCTGCCGCGCGTGCCGGCGGCATTGACGCGTTCTCCCTCGATCTCATTTTTGCCACACCGGATCGACTGGCGCGTCAGTGGAACGTGGATCTTGAGCGGGTGATTGCTCTCCAGCCGGATCATGTTTCACTCTACGGCCTGACCGTGGAACCGCACACGCCTCTCGGGCGGTGGCATGCGCGTGGGCAGGAATCCGAAGCCTCCGAGGAGCGGTACGAACGGGAGTTCCTGGCCGCCCATGAGCGGTTACAGGCGGCGGGGTTCGAGCACTACGAAGTGTCAAATTTTGCGCGTCCGGGACGACGCGCCCGGCACAACAGCGCCTACTGGCGCGGCGTTCCGTACCTTGGACTGGGGCCGTCAGCGCACGGCTACGATGGCGTAGCGCGGCGCTGGAACGTGGAGGCATACGCCGCCTGGGATCGCGCCGTGCGTGACTTGCAGGATCCGGTGGGCGGTGAGGAAGTGCTGACCGACGAGAACCGGATCGCCGAGGGAGTGTATCTTGGACTGCGGACCCATGACGGGCTTTTCGTGAGCGAGTGTGAACTGGCGCACATGGCCGAGTGGGAACGGGCCGGGTGGATCACCGTCCACCGCGACGCCGATGCACGCCGGGTTGTGTGTACGGCACAGGGGTGGATGCGGCTTGATGCACTGGCCGCAGACTTGACAGCGTTTCGCAGCGGTTCGTAG
- the hrcA gene encoding heat-inducible transcriptional repressor HrcA: MGRDMVHGGELSERERQVLEAVIHSYVATAEPAGSRTLSRRFGLGISPATIRNTMSDLEEKGFLFHPHTSAGRIPTDKAYRTYVDSLIRVDPLSGEDRRRLEADIQGGGSAIETILRRAAQSLGVLTQELGVALGPRLDRATLRQVELVRVSSDRLLMVLSLSGGAVRTIFVEVPGIIADEALIGVTIVLNERLAGLTLDQVRTSLASRLRDVATTPEAAELLNIFVQEGEQVFGRAATDPLDTVVLGQPSLLADKPEFASGERLRQLIELTETRQQLGTLLGARSGGPGISITIGNEHGDPRLEPFTVVTAEYQVGSLSGVIGVIGPTRMPYDKVIALVEHTSRLVSDLLC; the protein is encoded by the coding sequence ATGGGACGCGACATGGTGCACGGCGGAGAGCTCTCCGAGCGGGAGCGGCAGGTACTGGAGGCGGTGATTCACAGCTATGTCGCAACGGCGGAACCCGCCGGCTCGCGCACGCTGTCTCGTCGCTTCGGCCTCGGCATCTCGCCCGCCACGATTCGAAACACCATGAGTGATCTCGAAGAAAAGGGATTTCTCTTCCATCCGCACACCTCCGCAGGGCGCATCCCTACCGATAAGGCGTACCGGACGTATGTCGATTCACTGATCCGGGTCGATCCCCTTTCGGGCGAGGATCGCCGTCGCCTGGAGGCCGACATTCAGGGCGGGGGCTCGGCCATCGAAACCATTTTGCGGCGGGCCGCGCAGTCGCTGGGGGTGCTTACCCAGGAGCTGGGGGTTGCGCTTGGCCCCCGCCTCGACCGCGCCACGTTGCGGCAGGTGGAGCTGGTTCGTGTCTCGTCCGATCGGCTGCTCATGGTGCTCAGTCTCAGCGGCGGCGCCGTCCGTACGATTTTTGTGGAAGTGCCCGGGATCATTGCCGACGAAGCGTTGATTGGGGTGACCATTGTCCTGAACGAGCGGCTGGCCGGGCTGACGCTCGATCAGGTGCGCACCTCGTTGGCATCGCGCCTGCGCGATGTTGCCACCACGCCGGAAGCGGCGGAGCTGCTGAACATCTTTGTGCAGGAAGGGGAGCAGGTGTTTGGACGGGCGGCGACCGACCCCCTCGATACGGTGGTGCTCGGACAGCCGTCGTTGCTGGCCGACAAGCCGGAGTTTGCCAGTGGCGAGCGGTTGCGGCAGCTGATTGAACTGACGGAAACCCGCCAGCAGTTGGGGACTTTGCTGGGCGCCCGGTCCGGCGGCCCGGGGATTTCCATCACCATTGGCAATGAGCACGGCGACCCCCGTCTTGAGCCGTTCACGGTCGTCACGGCGGAATACCAGGTCGGGAGCCTGAGTGGCGTCATCGGGGTCATCGGCCCCACCCGCATGCCCTACGACAAGGTGATTGCCCTCGTGGAACACACGTCTCGGCTGGTCTCTGACCTGCTCTGCTAG
- a CDS encoding endonuclease MutS2, giving the protein MNAHALGILEFPRLLAHVAGRASSAPGAAAVRSLVPRVDREWIEAEHARVNAVRSLILSDLGWPTEPIPELGEPLKRLRIEGLTWTALELLQGAMLLRSSRRMRDALRDPRRPSITLAFLAAYAQGLVDLRAQEEAITRAISEDGTVRDDASPTLRRVRKELRQTEGELVRLLEREMGKLESHHQVSDLSVTMRNGRWVIPMRREAKGYVGGIVHDSSGTGATIFVEPPAAVEFGNRVRELELEEQREVERVLRALTEQLHPYHDAIVGAFDALVALDSLYARARYSLEANCGALTFGEPSNGMAIVDGRHPLLLAKGTTVVPFDLALAPDERTLLVSGPNTGGKTVLLKAIGLLCMMAQAGVPAPVGATSCLPVFDDVFADVGDEQSIEASLSTFSAHLKNLGEILRSATANALVLIDELGSGTDPAEGAALGGSILETLTRRGTLTLSTTHLGQLKLLATEVPGVVNASLQFDAVQLAPTYRLLKGVPGRSYGLSIARRLQLSEEVIARAEERLPHGERDMAVLLADVEAREAALTTREQLMDREQEKMRSRVATVTDRELKVRERERDAERVARQEARKYLLEARGQVERAIADVRARAAEQSVAFDEAARAARRSVEEAAAVQGQAVEAVEQRAAKERARVTQKQQGRPTDTTPATAQRTPGVAPARVAPLAEGDTVLVSTLGDKVGRIVSVRGNDVRVVVGSLTVTVPLASLSRTKAAPPPAFKLTLSGDMVEVEPVREVDVRGMRVDEMDDLVLQALDAAVRNDLRELRIIHGKGTGALRARVGEMLKKDTRVTGFRLGAWNEGGAGVTVAELS; this is encoded by the coding sequence ATGAACGCGCACGCGCTCGGCATTCTCGAGTTTCCCCGCCTGTTGGCCCACGTGGCCGGACGGGCGTCGTCGGCCCCAGGGGCCGCCGCCGTACGCTCCCTCGTGCCGCGGGTCGATCGCGAGTGGATTGAGGCAGAGCATGCCCGCGTCAACGCGGTGCGCTCGCTCATTCTGAGCGATCTCGGCTGGCCGACAGAGCCCATCCCGGAGCTCGGCGAACCGCTCAAGCGGTTGCGCATCGAAGGGCTTACCTGGACCGCGCTGGAGCTGCTGCAGGGAGCCATGTTGCTCCGTTCCTCGCGGCGCATGCGCGACGCCTTGCGTGACCCGCGCCGACCCTCCATCACGCTCGCGTTCCTCGCGGCGTACGCACAGGGGCTGGTGGACCTGCGTGCGCAGGAAGAGGCCATTACGCGGGCCATCAGTGAGGATGGCACCGTACGCGATGATGCGTCCCCCACACTGCGTCGCGTGCGCAAGGAATTGCGACAGACGGAAGGGGAACTCGTGCGTTTGCTGGAGCGCGAGATGGGAAAGCTCGAGTCCCATCATCAGGTCAGCGATCTGTCCGTGACCATGCGTAATGGGCGATGGGTCATTCCAATGCGCCGCGAAGCCAAAGGCTACGTAGGCGGCATTGTGCACGACAGTTCCGGAACCGGCGCCACCATTTTTGTCGAACCGCCCGCTGCCGTGGAGTTCGGCAATCGGGTACGCGAACTCGAGCTGGAAGAACAGCGGGAAGTCGAGCGGGTGCTGCGTGCCCTCACCGAGCAGTTGCATCCCTATCACGATGCCATTGTCGGTGCCTTCGATGCCTTGGTGGCACTCGACAGTCTGTACGCCCGCGCGCGCTACAGCCTTGAGGCCAATTGTGGCGCACTGACATTCGGTGAACCGTCCAATGGCATGGCTATTGTCGATGGCCGTCACCCGCTGCTGCTCGCCAAGGGGACCACGGTCGTGCCCTTTGACTTGGCGTTGGCTCCCGACGAACGCACCCTGCTGGTTTCCGGTCCCAACACCGGCGGCAAGACCGTGCTGCTCAAGGCCATCGGCTTGCTGTGCATGATGGCGCAGGCGGGGGTGCCGGCGCCGGTCGGGGCAACCAGCTGTCTGCCCGTGTTTGATGACGTGTTCGCCGATGTCGGTGATGAGCAGAGCATCGAGGCGAGTCTGTCCACGTTCAGTGCGCATCTCAAAAATCTCGGAGAGATTCTCCGCTCGGCCACGGCCAATGCTCTGGTACTCATTGACGAACTGGGCTCGGGGACGGATCCGGCCGAGGGCGCCGCGCTGGGTGGGTCCATTCTGGAAACGCTCACGCGTCGCGGCACACTGACGCTCTCCACCACGCACCTCGGTCAGCTCAAGTTGCTGGCCACTGAAGTGCCCGGTGTCGTGAATGCATCACTGCAGTTTGATGCCGTGCAGTTGGCGCCCACGTATCGGTTACTCAAGGGCGTTCCGGGCCGAAGCTATGGCTTGAGTATCGCGCGACGCTTGCAGCTGTCGGAAGAGGTCATTGCCCGGGCGGAAGAGCGCCTGCCACACGGGGAACGGGACATGGCGGTCCTGCTCGCCGACGTCGAAGCCCGAGAGGCGGCGTTGACGACGCGCGAACAGCTCATGGATCGCGAGCAGGAGAAGATGCGGTCGCGGGTGGCTACCGTGACCGACCGCGAACTCAAGGTGCGTGAACGCGAGCGTGATGCGGAGCGCGTGGCTCGGCAGGAGGCGCGCAAGTATCTGCTGGAAGCGCGCGGGCAGGTGGAGCGTGCCATTGCCGACGTGCGGGCACGCGCTGCTGAACAATCGGTCGCGTTTGATGAGGCGGCGCGCGCCGCCAGACGGTCTGTCGAAGAGGCCGCCGCCGTGCAAGGGCAAGCCGTGGAGGCCGTCGAGCAGCGCGCCGCCAAGGAACGCGCTCGTGTCACTCAGAAGCAGCAAGGCAGGCCCACGGACACGACTCCCGCAACCGCGCAACGGACACCCGGCGTCGCGCCAGCACGCGTGGCGCCATTGGCCGAAGGCGATACCGTGCTGGTCTCCACGCTGGGTGACAAGGTGGGGCGCATCGTGTCGGTGCGCGGCAACGATGTCCGGGTGGTGGTGGGCTCGCTGACGGTCACCGTGCCGCTCGCATCATTGTCGCGAACGAAGGCCGCACCGCCCCCCGCGTTCAAGCTGACCCTGTCTGGAGACATGGTCGAAGTGGAGCCGGTGCGTGAGGTGGATGTGCGTGGCATGCGCGTGGACGAAATGGATGACCTCGTCCTGCAGGCGCTGGATGCGGCCGTGCGGAATGACCTGCGCGAGTTGCGGATTATCCACGGGAAGGGAACGGGGGCGTTGCGCGCACGGGTAGGGGAGATGCTGAAGAAGGACACACGGGTCACGGGGTTCCGGCTTGGCGCCTGGAACGAAGGTGGGGCCGGTGTGACGGTGGCAGAACTGAGCTGA
- the dnaJ gene encoding molecular chaperone DnaJ encodes MADFYAVLSVPRDASDDDIKKAYRRLAMQWHPDRNGGSKEAEEKFKTITEAYDVLRDPQKRAAYDRYGEAGLRGGGGQSAYEHVDLSDALNIFMRDFGGFGDLFGAAAGGRRSGPRSGSDIKLPLPLTLTEVATGVEKTVVLKVLEACDKCEGSGAEPGTKPQSCGTCGGAGEVRRAQRSFFGQFVSVAPCPTCAGEGVVVSSPCKKCRGEGRTRAERTLKIQVPPGVATGQYMTLRGAGNIGPRGGTRGDVLVVFEVDDDERFDRDGEDLFCETLVTYSQLVFGADVTVPGLTGELSLRVPAGTQSGTVFHLRGRGLPRVNASGTGDLHIKVQLWTPQTVEGEEKQLIERLGTMQGQAPDRREKGFWSKMKEALGA; translated from the coding sequence ATGGCTGACTTTTACGCGGTCCTCAGCGTACCGCGCGACGCGTCCGATGACGACATCAAAAAGGCGTATCGTCGCCTTGCGATGCAGTGGCACCCCGACCGTAACGGCGGTTCGAAGGAAGCCGAAGAGAAGTTCAAAACGATCACGGAGGCGTACGATGTGCTTCGTGACCCGCAGAAGCGCGCCGCTTACGATCGCTACGGGGAGGCCGGATTGCGTGGTGGTGGTGGGCAATCCGCCTACGAGCACGTGGATCTGTCCGATGCGCTGAACATCTTCATGCGTGATTTCGGCGGTTTTGGTGATCTGTTTGGGGCCGCGGCCGGCGGTCGTCGATCGGGTCCACGCAGCGGGTCCGACATCAAGCTGCCGTTACCCCTCACGCTGACGGAAGTCGCGACTGGCGTGGAAAAAACCGTCGTGCTCAAGGTGCTGGAAGCCTGCGACAAATGTGAAGGATCGGGCGCCGAGCCCGGGACGAAGCCCCAGAGTTGCGGAACCTGTGGAGGCGCTGGAGAAGTGCGGCGCGCCCAGCGCTCGTTTTTCGGTCAGTTCGTATCGGTGGCACCATGCCCCACCTGCGCGGGTGAAGGCGTGGTGGTGTCATCGCCCTGCAAGAAGTGCCGTGGCGAGGGGCGGACGCGGGCCGAACGGACGCTCAAGATCCAGGTCCCACCTGGCGTCGCCACTGGTCAGTACATGACGCTGCGTGGTGCGGGTAACATTGGTCCCCGCGGCGGTACGCGTGGCGATGTGCTGGTGGTCTTCGAGGTGGACGACGATGAACGGTTTGACCGGGACGGCGAAGATCTGTTCTGCGAAACGCTGGTCACCTACTCGCAACTGGTGTTCGGCGCGGATGTCACGGTTCCCGGGCTCACCGGTGAGTTGTCACTCCGCGTGCCGGCAGGTACCCAAAGTGGTACGGTCTTTCACCTGCGTGGGCGAGGGCTTCCGCGGGTCAATGCATCCGGCACCGGTGATCTGCATATCAAGGTGCAGCTGTGGACCCCCCAGACCGTGGAGGGTGAGGAGAAGCAACTCATCGAGCGGTTGGGCACCATGCAGGGCCAGGCGCCGGACCGCCGGGAAAAGGGATTCTGGTCCAAGATGAAGGAAGCGCTGGGTGCCTGA
- a CDS encoding histidine triad nucleotide-binding protein — protein sequence MNESCIFCRIVAGSTPATIVAHNEQALAFRDLHPKAPVHVLVIPRRHVTSLAEATDAAELGAMMVLAADVASAEGLVAGGYRVVTNIGADGGQTVPHLHLHVLGGRSMAWPPG from the coding sequence ATGAACGAATCCTGTATCTTCTGCCGCATCGTGGCGGGGAGCACTCCCGCGACCATCGTGGCGCACAACGAGCAGGCGCTGGCGTTCCGGGATCTGCATCCAAAGGCCCCGGTGCATGTTCTGGTGATCCCCCGCCGGCACGTGACGTCGTTGGCCGAGGCCACCGATGCCGCCGAGCTGGGCGCCATGATGGTGCTGGCGGCGGACGTCGCGTCGGCGGAGGGGCTGGTCGCGGGGGGATACCGGGTGGTGACCAATATTGGGGCCGACGGCGGGCAGACGGTGCCCCACCTCCACCTGCATGTGTTGGGGGGGCGTTCCATGGCGTGGCCCCCGGGGTGA